A genomic segment from Neobacillus sp. YX16 encodes:
- a CDS encoding GyrI-like domain-containing protein has protein sequence MKYEWRKKEKELYLPSAKPTKIVVPPLKYFTLMGKGNPNSEAFKESVEALYALSYAIRMLPKKGTTPEGYFEYTVFPLEGVWDLDEVGRQLEQLDKDRLVYKLMIRQPDFVSDDLFSMAKELSAKKISEDLLLSAKFEEIEEGLCVQCMHIGDYDSEPETFSKMHDFCSANNITRTDKRHREIYISDPRKTEATKLKTVLRFKTK, from the coding sequence ATGAAATATGAATGGCGAAAAAAAGAAAAAGAACTATACCTGCCTTCTGCCAAACCAACTAAGATTGTTGTACCACCGTTGAAATACTTTACATTAATGGGAAAAGGAAATCCTAACAGCGAAGCTTTTAAGGAAAGTGTTGAGGCTTTATATGCATTATCTTATGCAATACGAATGCTCCCAAAAAAAGGAACAACCCCCGAGGGTTATTTTGAATATACTGTTTTTCCTTTAGAAGGTGTTTGGGACTTGGATGAAGTTGGAAGACAATTAGAACAGCTAGACAAAGACAGGTTGGTTTATAAACTAATGATTCGACAGCCAGATTTTGTGTCAGATGATTTATTTTCAATGGCGAAAGAATTATCTGCAAAAAAAATCTCAGAGGACTTGTTATTATCTGCTAAGTTTGAAGAAATTGAAGAGGGCTTATGTGTCCAATGTATGCACATAGGAGATTATGACAGTGAACCTGAAACATTTTCAAAAATGCATGACTTTTGTTCTGCCAATAATATAACCCGTACAGACAAAAGGCATCGTGAAATCTACATAAGTGACCCAAGAAAAACTGAAGCAACAAAATTAAAAACAGTACTTAGATTTAAGACAAAGTAA
- a CDS encoding NAD(P)-dependent oxidoreductase: MQRISNTNLELNFQEVERPLSHQDALEESNRCLYCYDAPCIKACPTGIDIPTFIKKITTGNLLGSAKTIMTSNPVGASCARVCPTEELCEGACVLNHSTKPIMIGNLQRYATDWAIKNEQTLFQPGTANGKSVAVVGGGPAGLSAARELARFGYEVTIFEAAEKAGGLNTYGIVSFRLPQAISYWEVEQVEKLNVTIKTNTRVGKDISIKDLLGKFDCIVLAVGMAHVPDLGIEGEDLEGVYDAIEFVKETKSGRLSNDFVGKQAVVIGAGNTAIDGATCSVRLGAENVKILYRRTKEEMTAYDFEYEFAKQDGVEFRWLTAPKRIIGDENGKVTGIECLKMKLGEPDQDGRRRPHPVEGSEYVIPADAVIKAIGQTRHLELIKGFGLEHDSGVVYVNKETYQTSNPKIYACGDVVFGKGKGDAMVVTAAQQGKLAAFTIHKQFTAVETAK, from the coding sequence ATACAGCGGATCTCCAATACCAATCTGGAATTAAACTTTCAGGAAGTAGAACGTCCTCTTTCACATCAAGATGCGTTGGAAGAATCTAATCGCTGCCTGTATTGCTATGATGCACCTTGTATTAAGGCCTGTCCGACAGGCATTGATATTCCCACTTTTATAAAAAAAATAACGACAGGAAATTTACTCGGTTCTGCCAAAACTATTATGACTTCCAATCCAGTTGGTGCAAGCTGCGCTAGGGTGTGTCCAACGGAGGAGCTGTGTGAAGGGGCATGTGTCTTAAACCATTCCACAAAACCAATTATGATTGGAAACCTTCAGAGATATGCTACAGATTGGGCTATTAAAAATGAACAAACTCTTTTTCAACCTGGAACAGCTAATGGTAAATCTGTTGCTGTTGTTGGCGGTGGACCAGCAGGACTTTCAGCCGCTCGGGAATTAGCCAGATTTGGATATGAAGTGACGATATTTGAAGCTGCAGAAAAAGCTGGCGGTTTAAATACTTATGGAATAGTCTCATTCAGGCTTCCACAGGCAATATCTTATTGGGAAGTAGAACAAGTTGAAAAGCTGAATGTCACAATCAAAACAAACACAAGGGTTGGAAAGGATATTTCCATAAAGGACCTACTTGGAAAATTCGATTGCATTGTGTTAGCGGTGGGGATGGCACATGTACCTGACTTAGGTATTGAAGGAGAAGACCTAGAAGGAGTCTACGATGCCATTGAGTTTGTAAAGGAAACAAAAAGTGGAAGATTATCGAATGATTTTGTCGGAAAGCAAGCCGTTGTCATCGGTGCAGGAAATACCGCAATAGATGGTGCAACCTGTTCTGTACGTTTAGGTGCGGAAAATGTAAAAATCCTATATCGTCGAACAAAGGAAGAAATGACTGCCTATGATTTTGAATATGAATTTGCCAAACAAGACGGTGTTGAATTTCGCTGGTTAACAGCACCGAAGAGAATTATAGGAGATGAAAATGGAAAGGTGACAGGGATTGAATGTTTAAAAATGAAGCTTGGTGAACCAGACCAAGACGGACGGAGAAGACCTCATCCTGTTGAAGGCTCTGAATATGTCATACCGGCAGACGCAGTCATCAAAGCAATCGGACAAACAAGGCATTTGGAACTAATTAAAGGCTTTGGACTGGAACATGATAGTGGTGTGGTATATGTAAATAAAGAAACCTATCAAACTTCTAATCCTAAAATATATGCTTGCGGTGATGTTGTTTTTGGAAAAGGCAAAGGGGACGCCATGGTTGTTACCGCAGCTCAACAAGGAAAACTAGCTGCCTTTACCATTCATAAGCAATTTACGGCAGTGGAAACAGCAAAGTAA
- a CDS encoding TetR/AcrR family transcriptional regulator has protein sequence MNERKQHVINKAHQLFIEKGFQATSIQDILDFSGISKGTFYKYFSSKSELLIAIYKTIFKKLAKDRNDLLIGKNPSDIEIFIKQIELQMISNRKNKLIALYEEVMATNDADLKQYIRISRLRSLRWMVQRFIDIFGEKNKPYLLDCAIMFQGFLQNNLQYNRMATDSNEKISDVVRYSVNRLVNMVNEVTEAGEQIHEPELLDKWLPGKHKNNHELIDQFFKIVGPMRNSITKHFPDKNDQERYHELLDFIQEEIMHTRAPRKFLIESTIETLQNNPALIWKKDLIQLNQIITVFFQQLEQEEEE, from the coding sequence GTGAACGAACGTAAGCAGCATGTTATAAATAAAGCTCATCAGTTATTTATTGAAAAAGGATTTCAAGCCACATCGATTCAGGATATTTTAGATTTTAGCGGTATCTCAAAAGGGACTTTTTACAAATACTTCTCATCTAAGAGCGAATTATTAATCGCCATTTATAAAACGATTTTTAAAAAGCTAGCAAAGGATAGAAATGATTTATTAATTGGGAAAAATCCTTCAGATATAGAGATTTTTATTAAACAAATCGAATTGCAAATGATATCTAATAGGAAAAATAAATTAATTGCACTTTATGAGGAAGTCATGGCAACAAACGATGCTGATTTAAAACAATACATTCGTATTAGCCGGCTTCGTTCACTTAGGTGGATGGTTCAAAGGTTTATTGATATTTTTGGTGAGAAGAATAAGCCATACTTATTAGATTGCGCCATTATGTTCCAGGGATTCTTACAGAATAATCTCCAATACAATCGGATGGCAACAGATTCAAATGAGAAAATAAGTGATGTTGTCAGATATAGTGTGAACCGTTTAGTAAATATGGTTAATGAAGTGACCGAGGCTGGAGAGCAAATCCATGAACCAGAGCTATTAGACAAATGGCTTCCTGGAAAACATAAAAATAATCATGAATTAATTGACCAATTTTTTAAAATAGTGGGTCCAATGAGGAATTCAATAACAAAACACTTTCCTGATAAAAATGACCAGGAAAGGTATCACGAACTGTTGGATTTCATTCAAGAAGAAATCATGCATACCAGAGCACCAAGAAAATTCCTAATCGAAAGCACCATCGAAACATTACAAAACAACCCAGCTTTAATCTGGAAAAAAGACTTGATACAGCTTAATCAAATCATAACCGTTTTCTTTCAACAATTAGAGCAAGAGGAAGAAGAATAA
- a CDS encoding PaaI family thioesterase gives MEEKVHNAIQDEYPDDFAWCYGCGRLNQEGHHFRTGWLGEKTVTIYSPEPEHIALPGFVYGGIVASLIDCHGTGSASLVLHRKNGCEAGDGAEPPRFVTASLKVDFVKPTPHGVPLKAIGVVHEIHPKKFRVETEVFADHVLCARGEVIAVVMPSTFVNQE, from the coding sequence ATGGAAGAAAAGGTACATAATGCAATTCAGGATGAATACCCGGATGATTTCGCCTGGTGTTATGGATGTGGCAGATTAAATCAGGAAGGGCATCATTTCCGGACAGGCTGGCTAGGAGAAAAGACAGTAACGATTTATTCGCCAGAACCCGAGCATATAGCACTTCCGGGATTTGTTTATGGCGGCATCGTTGCCTCTCTAATTGATTGTCATGGTACAGGGTCAGCATCTTTAGTACTACATAGAAAAAATGGCTGTGAGGCAGGTGACGGAGCTGAGCCTCCTCGATTTGTAACAGCTTCATTGAAGGTCGACTTTGTAAAACCGACACCCCATGGAGTACCTTTAAAGGCCATTGGAGTCGTTCATGAGATACACCCTAAGAAATTTAGGGTAGAAACAGAAGTTTTTGCCGATCATGTACTTTGTGCCCGAGGCGAGGTTATTGCAGTAGTAATGCCGAGTACTTTTGTAAATCAAGAATAA
- the hydA gene encoding dihydropyrimidinase, with translation MKKLIKNGTIVTAADTFTAEILIEEGKISQIGNNLSANGAEVIDAKGCLIFPGGIDPHTHLDMPFGGTVTKDDFETGTIAAAFGGTTTIIDFCLTSKGDSLKNAIQTWHAKSKEKAVIDYGFHLMISEINENVLNELPYVINGEGITSFKVFMAYKNVLQADDETLFRTLVSAKEHGALVMVHAENGDVIDYLTKKAVAEGNRTPIYHALTRPPELEGEATGRAAKLTGLANSQLYVVHVSCADAVEKIAEARSKGFDVWGETCPQYLVLDQSYLERPNFEGAKYVWSPPLREKWNQEALWNALKSGQLQTLGSDQCSFDFKGQKDLGRDDFTKIPNGGPIIEDRLSILFSEGVRKGRISLNQFVDLTSTKAAKLFGLYPKKGSIAIGSDADIVIFDPQAERVISAETHHMAVDYNAFEGMKVTGEPVSVLSRGEFVVRDKQFVGKPGTGQYLKRAKYNGYTPINQNETLSI, from the coding sequence ATGAAGAAGTTGATAAAAAATGGAACGATTGTAACAGCAGCAGATACCTTTACAGCAGAAATTTTAATAGAAGAAGGAAAAATCTCTCAAATTGGCAACAATCTTTCAGCAAATGGCGCTGAAGTTATCGACGCAAAGGGCTGTCTCATTTTTCCTGGGGGCATTGACCCGCATACCCATTTAGATATGCCTTTTGGAGGAACCGTGACAAAGGATGATTTCGAAACAGGCACCATTGCTGCAGCTTTTGGCGGGACGACAACGATAATCGATTTTTGCTTAACAAGTAAAGGTGACTCGTTAAAAAATGCAATTCAAACCTGGCATGCAAAATCTAAAGAAAAAGCTGTCATAGATTATGGTTTTCATTTAATGATATCGGAGATCAATGAGAATGTATTGAATGAACTTCCTTATGTGATTAATGGAGAAGGTATCACCTCTTTCAAGGTGTTTATGGCTTACAAAAACGTTCTCCAAGCAGATGATGAAACGCTTTTCCGAACGCTTGTCTCTGCAAAGGAACATGGAGCACTTGTCATGGTTCATGCAGAAAATGGGGATGTAATCGATTATTTAACGAAAAAGGCAGTCGCAGAAGGAAATAGAACCCCAATTTATCACGCTTTAACAAGACCACCAGAATTAGAGGGAGAAGCAACGGGAAGAGCTGCAAAACTGACTGGGCTGGCAAACTCGCAATTATATGTGGTTCACGTATCTTGTGCGGATGCGGTTGAAAAAATTGCCGAAGCACGGAGTAAGGGCTTTGATGTTTGGGGTGAAACCTGCCCACAGTATTTAGTTCTTGATCAAAGTTACCTAGAAAGACCAAATTTTGAAGGTGCCAAATATGTCTGGTCTCCTCCGTTACGAGAAAAATGGAATCAAGAAGCACTGTGGAATGCGTTAAAAAGCGGTCAACTTCAAACACTTGGATCTGATCAATGCTCGTTTGATTTTAAAGGACAAAAGGATTTAGGAAGGGATGATTTTACTAAGATTCCAAATGGCGGGCCAATTATTGAAGACCGTCTATCTATATTATTCTCTGAGGGGGTGAGAAAGGGACGTATAAGTCTTAATCAGTTTGTTGATCTTACATCCACAAAAGCCGCAAAGTTATTTGGCTTATATCCGAAAAAAGGCAGTATTGCAATTGGGTCTGATGCTGATATTGTCATTTTTGATCCACAGGCAGAGCGTGTCATTTCCGCTGAAACGCATCATATGGCAGTCGATTATAATGCCTTTGAAGGAATGAAAGTCACGGGAGAGCCCGTTTCCGTTTTATCTCGAGGTGAATTTGTCGTTCGTGATAAACAGTTTGTAGGAAAACCAGGTACCGGACAATATTTAAAGAGAGCCAAATACAATGGGTATACTCCAATAAACCAAAATGAAACCTTATCCATTTAG
- a CDS encoding branched-chain amino acid aminotransferase → MENKLNSNFTDAYIERCSKETETMIANESSNFLNQTIAYLKEHKNEFIYVESILFEQIGVEGVSLEADDVFGTYDVMLGLKLQKKFEKMLKEQLNNSLQGDEGKFDLMFSYDDGLWDLNFALNYVDGYTENLTIHEAFQLIHQFLNTLVNTIKLTTS, encoded by the coding sequence ATGGAAAACAAATTAAATTCAAATTTTACTGATGCTTATATTGAACGATGCAGCAAGGAAACTGAAACGATGATTGCCAATGAATCGTCCAATTTTTTAAACCAGACTATTGCATACCTAAAAGAACATAAAAATGAATTTATTTATGTAGAGTCTATATTGTTTGAACAAATCGGTGTTGAGGGTGTGTCACTTGAGGCTGATGATGTTTTTGGTACATACGATGTCATGCTTGGATTAAAGCTTCAAAAAAAGTTTGAAAAGATGTTAAAGGAACAGCTGAATAACTCTTTACAGGGCGATGAAGGAAAGTTTGATCTAATGTTTAGCTATGATGATGGCTTATGGGATTTAAATTTTGCCCTGAATTATGTGGATGGGTATACAGAGAATCTGACTATTCATGAGGCCTTTCAGTTAATACATCAGTTTTTAAATACTTTAGTCAATACAATTAAACTAACAACCAGCTGA
- the preA gene encoding NAD-dependent dihydropyrimidine dehydrogenase subunit PreA, whose product MADLSINLAGIKSPNPFWLASAPPTNSGYQVQRAFEAGWGGAVWKTLGDPILNVSSRFAAIGFNGQRVAGFNNIELITDRPLDVNLKEIYETKKRFPNHAIIASLMMEPKQEKWHELVKRVEDVGVDGLELNFGCPHGMAERGMGSASGQVPALVERQTYWVKEVAKTPVIVKLTPNITDITATAEAACNGGADAISMINTINSLMGVDLDTWNTIPHVAGKGAHGGYCGPAVKPIALNMVAECARHANINVPISGIGGISNWQDAVEFMLMGAAGVQICTAAMHHGFRIVEDMIEGLSHYLDSKGIKSVSEIIGKTLPRYSDWGNLDLNYNIVAKINTDVCINCNKCHIACEDTSHQCIDRLTDENGRSYLKVREEDCVGCNLCSIVCPVDGAIDMVEVANEIPPMTWNERQSALSLAPECKIDSNK is encoded by the coding sequence ATGGCTGATTTGAGTATTAATCTCGCAGGGATAAAATCCCCCAACCCATTTTGGCTAGCTTCAGCACCCCCTACCAATTCAGGGTATCAGGTTCAGAGAGCCTTTGAAGCAGGTTGGGGCGGGGCAGTTTGGAAAACATTAGGTGACCCAATTTTGAATGTTTCCTCTAGGTTTGCAGCCATAGGTTTTAACGGACAACGGGTGGCGGGGTTCAATAATATTGAATTGATAACCGACCGGCCCTTAGATGTGAATTTAAAAGAAATCTATGAAACAAAAAAAAGATTTCCTAACCATGCGATTATCGCATCCTTAATGATGGAGCCAAAGCAAGAAAAGTGGCACGAATTAGTTAAGCGTGTAGAAGATGTCGGAGTTGACGGTCTCGAATTAAACTTTGGCTGTCCTCATGGTATGGCTGAACGTGGAATGGGTTCTGCTTCTGGTCAAGTACCAGCACTTGTAGAACGTCAGACCTATTGGGTAAAAGAGGTGGCAAAAACACCTGTTATCGTAAAATTAACACCAAACATTACGGATATTACAGCTACGGCTGAAGCAGCATGTAATGGTGGTGCGGATGCCATTAGTATGATAAACACGATTAATAGTTTGATGGGGGTAGACCTTGATACATGGAATACCATCCCTCATGTTGCAGGAAAGGGGGCACATGGAGGCTATTGTGGTCCTGCAGTTAAACCGATTGCTCTTAATATGGTGGCGGAATGTGCACGTCATGCAAATATAAACGTTCCAATATCAGGAATTGGAGGGATCTCCAACTGGCAGGATGCCGTTGAGTTCATGTTAATGGGTGCTGCAGGTGTGCAAATTTGTACCGCTGCCATGCACCACGGATTCCGTATTGTCGAGGACATGATTGAGGGACTTAGTCATTACTTAGATAGTAAGGGGATAAAGTCGGTATCTGAAATCATTGGAAAAACTCTTCCAAGGTATTCGGATTGGGGAAATTTAGATCTTAACTATAATATTGTCGCAAAAATCAATACGGATGTTTGTATCAACTGTAATAAGTGCCATATTGCCTGTGAGGACACATCCCATCAATGTATCGATAGGTTAACTGACGAGAACGGTAGAAGTTATCTAAAAGTTAGAGAAGAAGATTGTGTTGGCTGTAATTTATGTTCCATTGTCTGCCCGGTAGACGGGGCAATCGATATGGTCGAAGTGGCGAATGAAATACCGCCGATGACATGGAACGAAAGACAGTCAGCCTTGAGTCTTGCACCAGAATGCAAGATTGATAGTAACAAATGA
- a CDS encoding cation diffusion facilitator family transporter, protein MEEQGFLDLKRGERGAIISIIAYICLSALKLAVGYFANSEALKADGLNNVTDIIASVAVLIGLKLSQRPADDDHPYGHWKAETVASMVASFIMMAVGLKVAYDAIFSIFYAQKESPDVISAWTGLFCAFVMYFVYRYNKKLATEINSQSVMAAAKDNLSDAWVSVGTFIGIIGAQFGLPWLDPLAAVIVGFLICKTAWDIFKEASLYLTDGFDEKEIEIYKQTIHHCQGVKGVKEIKARNYGNNVVVDVVILVNSTLDVKNAHDIATKVEDELIAKHKVYDVHVHVEPK, encoded by the coding sequence ATTGAAGAACAAGGATTTTTGGATTTAAAAAGAGGAGAGCGCGGAGCAATTATAAGCATTATTGCCTATATATGTTTGTCTGCATTGAAATTAGCAGTTGGTTATTTTGCAAATTCCGAGGCATTGAAAGCTGATGGATTAAACAATGTAACGGATATCATAGCATCTGTTGCTGTTCTAATTGGACTTAAATTATCACAAAGGCCAGCGGATGATGACCACCCCTATGGACATTGGAAAGCCGAAACTGTAGCTTCTATGGTTGCCTCGTTTATTATGATGGCAGTAGGTCTGAAGGTTGCATACGATGCTATTTTTAGTATTTTCTACGCACAAAAGGAATCTCCGGACGTAATTTCCGCCTGGACGGGATTATTTTGTGCTTTCGTTATGTACTTTGTTTATCGGTATAATAAAAAACTAGCAACAGAAATAAACAGCCAATCTGTCATGGCCGCAGCTAAGGATAATCTCTCTGATGCATGGGTAAGCGTCGGGACGTTCATTGGTATTATCGGGGCACAGTTTGGTCTGCCATGGCTAGATCCTCTAGCAGCAGTCATTGTGGGATTCCTCATTTGTAAAACTGCTTGGGACATTTTTAAAGAAGCCTCTCTCTATTTAACTGATGGTTTTGATGAAAAGGAAATAGAAATATATAAACAGACCATCCATCATTGTCAGGGAGTAAAGGGTGTGAAAGAAATTAAAGCTAGAAATTACGGGAATAACGTTGTTGTTGATGTTGTCATCCTTGTTAATTCCACATTAGATGTTAAAAATGCCCATGATATTGCTACAAAAGTAGAAGATGAATTAATTGCAAAACATAAGGTTTATGACGTACATGTTCATGTTGAACCAAAATAA
- a CDS encoding NCS1 family transporter: MKKSHLKSSDLLPIQQKDRKITKLGYSFMWVGMVVVLATFAIGGAGVQSLSLPLVILATIIGSLAIGFFISLIADIGIEHGLSFPVYMRAPFGTIGTHIPSITRGVTASAWFGINTYFGATAMNGILNILFGFDNWFVCFIIFAIVQLINTALGIKSIERFADLAAPIIILISIWMYSSLSDQAQAAGRDVWSWVESPVTGGAAFTAFMVVIFSNMGFWATLSADIPSISRFMKAPVNEKNWFKRNKNSLIGNLVAMPLTQTFMIIIGAVSYIAVLNADPVVALQDSASGIILAVLLLMIVLAQWSTNTAANVVPAATIFSNVGGPKFPFWAGVITAGIVGTIVQPWELFGVIIPILLIVGGILSAIVGILFADYYLIRKRRVNVPELYEDQGQFRYWSGMNLAGFIAWIIGGYISYLFPSYGFLVGFVLGAAIYYVLAKYWWFKKYQQAELEDPSDAKYLGISVGRDWVIEEEYVTVIEEAPANLNFE, encoded by the coding sequence ATGAAAAAAAGCCACCTAAAGTCTTCAGACTTATTACCCATTCAACAAAAAGATAGGAAAATCACAAAGCTAGGTTACTCGTTTATGTGGGTAGGGATGGTTGTGGTACTCGCTACCTTTGCCATTGGCGGTGCAGGTGTACAAAGTTTATCATTGCCACTTGTTATTCTAGCAACGATTATTGGATCCCTTGCGATTGGATTCTTTATATCCTTAATCGCTGATATTGGTATCGAACATGGTTTGTCATTTCCTGTGTATATGAGAGCGCCATTTGGAACGATTGGTACTCATATTCCTTCGATAACTAGAGGTGTAACAGCATCTGCTTGGTTTGGGATCAATACCTATTTTGGTGCGACAGCAATGAATGGCATTTTAAATATATTATTTGGTTTTGATAATTGGTTTGTTTGCTTCATTATTTTTGCAATTGTTCAGTTGATTAATACCGCTTTAGGAATCAAATCAATTGAACGATTTGCGGATTTAGCAGCTCCAATCATTATCTTAATCTCTATTTGGATGTATTCCTCCTTATCTGACCAAGCGCAGGCTGCTGGCAGAGACGTTTGGAGCTGGGTAGAATCACCTGTTACTGGTGGCGCTGCGTTTACAGCCTTTATGGTGGTTATTTTTAGTAATATGGGCTTCTGGGCAACCTTGAGTGCCGATATTCCATCGATTTCACGCTTTATGAAGGCTCCAGTAAATGAAAAGAACTGGTTTAAGAGAAATAAAAATTCATTAATTGGTAATCTTGTTGCCATGCCATTAACACAAACCTTCATGATTATCATTGGTGCTGTATCTTACATTGCAGTATTAAATGCAGACCCAGTGGTGGCCCTGCAAGATTCAGCAAGTGGAATAATCCTTGCTGTATTACTTCTAATGATTGTCTTAGCACAGTGGTCAACAAATACTGCTGCAAATGTTGTACCGGCAGCAACTATTTTCTCCAATGTTGGGGGACCAAAGTTTCCATTTTGGGCGGGTGTTATTACAGCAGGTATTGTAGGAACAATCGTTCAACCTTGGGAGTTATTTGGTGTTATCATCCCTATTCTTCTAATCGTTGGCGGTATATTGTCTGCAATCGTTGGAATTCTCTTTGCTGATTATTATTTAATCCGCAAAAGACGAGTGAATGTTCCAGAGTTATACGAAGACCAAGGTCAATTTAGATATTGGAGCGGCATGAATCTTGCAGGGTTTATTGCTTGGATCATTGGCGGTTATATCTCCTATTTATTCCCGTCGTATGGTTTCTTGGTAGGGTTCGTACTTGGAGCGGCTATATATTATGTGCTTGCAAAGTACTGGTGGTTTAAGAAGTATCAACAGGCTGAACTGGAGGATCCGAGTGATGCAAAATATCTAGGAATCTCTGTTGGTCGTGATTGGGTCATTGAAGAAGAATATGTGACAGTTATAGAGGAAGCACCTGCCAATTTAAATTTCGAATAA
- a CDS encoding DHA2 family efflux MFS transporter permease subunit: MEHSKNETKRPPYGIIVILMIGAFIAFLNNTLLNIALPSIMADLEVDASTVQWLTTGFMLVNGILIPTTAFLIQKYSVRKLFLVAMGLFTAGTILAGMAHVFPVLLTGRMTQAAGSAIMMPLLMNVMLVSFPIEKRGAAMGVFGLVLMGAPAIGPTLSGWLIEHYDWRMLFHFVTPIAVIVLLIGFFLLKDKKEKVDIRLDFLSVLLTSVGFGGLLYGFSSAGKQGWDSPQVYLTIAIGAISLLVSILRQLKQDQPMLNYRIFRYPMFALSSVISMVLTMAMFSGMLLLPIYVQTIRGISPLDAGLLMLPGAIIMALMSPVTGKLFDKFGGRILAIIGLVITVVTSYLFSQLSLETTYTQLLLLYSVRMLGMSMVMMPVSTNGLNQLPARFYPHGTAMNNTLQQVSGAIGTALLVTVMSNRAESKAKELGEAAMANLTEQPTEAALAQMQQQIMMSATLDGINFAFFVSVFIAAVALILAFFMKRAKQAEDTIEENPAEKKVVNKLAEN; this comes from the coding sequence ATGGAACACAGTAAAAATGAAACAAAACGTCCCCCATACGGGATTATTGTAATCCTGATGATTGGGGCATTTATTGCTTTTTTAAATAACACTTTACTTAATATTGCACTTCCATCCATAATGGCTGATTTAGAAGTAGATGCTTCAACTGTGCAATGGTTAACAACTGGATTTATGTTAGTAAATGGAATATTAATACCAACTACTGCATTTTTAATTCAAAAATATTCTGTACGAAAACTTTTCTTAGTTGCCATGGGCTTATTTACAGCAGGAACCATCCTTGCTGGGATGGCACATGTATTTCCGGTTTTATTAACAGGCAGGATGACGCAGGCAGCGGGTTCAGCGATTATGATGCCACTTTTAATGAATGTCATGTTAGTAAGCTTCCCTATTGAGAAAAGGGGAGCAGCAATGGGGGTTTTTGGATTAGTTTTAATGGGGGCACCTGCAATTGGACCAACATTATCTGGTTGGTTAATCGAACACTATGACTGGAGAATGCTGTTCCACTTTGTAACACCAATTGCCGTGATTGTTCTGTTAATCGGTTTCTTCTTATTAAAGGATAAAAAAGAAAAAGTTGATATTCGCCTTGATTTCTTATCTGTTTTACTTACAAGCGTGGGATTTGGCGGCTTACTTTATGGGTTCAGTTCAGCCGGAAAGCAAGGCTGGGACAGTCCACAAGTATATTTGACGATTGCGATTGGAGCTATTTCATTACTAGTGTCTATCTTACGTCAACTAAAACAAGATCAGCCTATGCTTAATTATAGAATCTTTAGGTACCCAATGTTTGCATTATCATCGGTTATCTCAATGGTGCTTACGATGGCCATGTTTTCGGGGATGCTTTTGCTGCCGATTTATGTTCAAACAATACGCGGTATTTCTCCGTTGGATGCAGGTCTACTGATGCTTCCAGGAGCAATCATAATGGCGCTTATGTCACCAGTTACAGGGAAACTGTTCGACAAATTTGGCGGACGCATTTTAGCTATAATTGGTTTAGTCATCACGGTAGTAACCAGCTATCTTTTCAGCCAATTATCACTTGAAACAACGTATACACAATTATTGCTTTTATATTCAGTTCGAATGTTGGGGATGTCGATGGTGATGATGCCAGTTTCTACAAATGGGTTAAATCAATTGCCAGCACGTTTTTACCCACATGGTACTGCCATGAACAATACACTTCAGCAAGTATCTGGAGCAATCGGAACTGCCCTTTTGGTAACTGTCATGTCAAACCGCGCAGAGTCAAAGGCTAAAGAGTTAGGTGAAGCTGCTATGGCAAACTTGACTGAGCAGCCAACGGAGGCAGCCTTAGCTCAAATGCAGCAACAAATTATGATGAGCGCCACGTTAGACGGCATCAATTTTGCCTTTTTCGTGTCCGTCTTTATTGCTGCTGTTGCCCTTATCCTTGCTTTCTTTATGAAACGTGCGAAACAAGCAGAAGATACTATAGAGGAAAACCCAGCAGAAAAAAAAGTAGTAAATAAACTAGCTGAAAACTAG